One window of Diabrotica undecimpunctata isolate CICGRU chromosome 8, icDiaUnde3, whole genome shotgun sequence genomic DNA carries:
- the LOC140447507 gene encoding uncharacterized protein, with protein MRSKKKRLWNKKDYCFFCDTEVLKFSRHITRHHEAEIEVQEILSYSVGSKKRKILFNKLRNKGNFLKSCTNDRVVPVRKPLLGELEPATISSYLPCKFCKGFYKRKFLYRHVKKCPHNTTDTTERINAQTEGQSLFSTYSKSDILRKEVFPKMRSDTISFTAKTDNLICAVAERYLKSHRDKQFLLVASRKMRQLASLLIEIKKKINVKNLLGALDPINFDTIVKCTKIIAKYDTDNESYGAPSLAANMGTQLKECIDVAYSIELKSCSTESENMKKLKVLKELISSEWQYEISTLANKDLQQKKWNKPSLIPLAEDLTLLKSYLNIEGEKFRDILQQDQSNEKAFRMLQEICYVQLILLNRRRVGELQRMTVNCYTTNINNQISTEFDSCISESEKILMKAFKRIVIKGKRGRGVPVLFTEDMSKNIELLLSLRDKIIKQKNVYLFANTKSANSISGTNAVYKHVRLAGAKNVAALTSTKLRKHLATMSQVINLSKQDLEQLANFMGHTSDIHKTYYRLPSDIYQMAKVSKLLLLNERGEAAKYKGKSLDEINLDLDVEEHSDDDCNGAEIPEQQNNTDVANISQTNEEECLIRNTVPRRHKKRTLEPWTKLQRDLVLSHFKSHLNKKLPPKKHECIELQEKHKDVFVNKSWPKIKIFVVNTYNKMK; from the exons ATGAGATCAAAAAAGAAAAGATTATGGAATAAAAAAGACTATTGCTTTTTTTGCGATACAGAAGTACTTAAATTTTCTCGACATATTACCCGACATCATGAAGCCGAGATTGAAGTTCAAGAAATTTTGTCATATTCAGTTggtagtaaaaaaagaaaaatactttttaataaactcAGAAATAagggaaattttttaaaaagttgtaCCAATGATCGTGTTGTCCCTGTGCGAAAACCTTTATTGGGAGAACTAGAACCAGCAACAATATCATCCTATTTACCTTGCAAATTTTGTAAAGGTttctataaaagaaaatttcTTTATAGACATGTTAAGAAATGCCCTCATAATACAACAGACACCACAGAAAGAATTAATGCTCAAACAGAAGGACAATCTTTATTTTCGACATATTCCAAAAGTGATATTTTGAGGAAAGAAGTATTTCCAAAAATGAGATCAGATACGATATCGTTCACAGCTAAAAccgataatttaatttgtgctgTTGCAGAACGTTATTTGAAAAGTCACCGAGATAAACAGTTCCTACTAGTTGCATCAAGAAAAATGAGGCAACTGGCATCTCTTCTAAtcgaaataaagaagaaaataaatgtaaaaaatttgCTTGGTGCACTAGATCCGATTAACTTTGATACTATAGTAAAATGTACCAAAATAATAGCTAAATATGATACTGATAATGAAAGTTATGGAGCGCCATCACTAGCTGCTAACATGGGCACACAATTAAAAGAATGCATTGATGTAGCTTATAGTATAGAACTTAAAAGTTGTAGCACAGAAagtgaaaatatgaaaaaattaaaagttttgaaAGAACTTATTTCAAGTGAATGGCAGTATGAGATCTCTACTCTTGCAAATAAAGATCTACagcaaaaaaaatggaacaaaccATCGCTCATTCCTCTAGCTGAAGATCTGACATTATTAAAATCATATCTGAATATTGAAGGAGAAAAATTCCGAGACATATTACAACAGGATCAAAGTAACGAAAAAGCATTTAGAATGCTTCAGGAAATTTGTTATGTACAGCTTATATTACTGAACAGACGAAGAGTAGGTGAACTACAACGAATGACCGTAAATTGCTACACAACTAATATCAACAATCAAATCTCTACAGAATTTGATAGTTGTATCAGCGAGAGTGAGAAAATTCTCATGAAAGCTTTCAAGCGAATAGTGATAAAGGGAAAACGAGGACGGGGAGTTCCTGTGTTATTTACAGAAGATATGTCTAAAAATATAGAATTACTTTTGTCTCTCAGGGACAAAATTATCAAACAAAAAAACGTGTATTTATTTGCTAATACTAAATCGGCGAACAGTATTAGTGGAACaaatgctgtatataaacatGTTAGGCTTGCTGGTGCCAAAAATGTAGCAGCTCTTACCTCAACAAAATTAAGAAAGCATCTTGCGACCATGTCACAAGTTATTAATCTGTCCAAGCAAGATTTAGAACAACTGGCCAATTTTATGGGCCATACGTCCGATATTCACAAAACGTACTATAGATTGCCTAGTGATATTTATCAAATGGCCAAAGTCTCAAAATTGTTACTTCTTAATGAACGCGGAGAAGCTGCCAAATATAAAGGAAAGAGTTTGGACGAAATAAATCTCGATTTAGATGTTGAAGAGCATTCAGATGACGATTGTAACGGTGCCGAGATTCCAGAACAACAAAATAATACAGACGTAGCTAATATTTCACAAACTAATGAAGAAGAATGT CTAATAAGAAATACCGTGCccagaagacataaaaaaagaaCGTTAGAACCCTGGACGAAACTCCAAAGAGATCTTGTTCTATCCCATTTTAAGTCccacttaaacaaaaaattaccACCAAAAAAGCACGAGTGCATTGAActacaagaaaaacataaagatgTTTTTGTCAACAAAAGTTGgcctaaaattaaaatatttgttgtCAATACatacaataaaatgaaataa